GCCGTACCTTTCTAAAGCTTCCTGGGCATAAGAAGAACAGCTTGGATAAAAACGGCATGACGGGGCTAAAAAAGGAGACAGACAATATTTGTAACCCCTGATAATCCCTGTCAAAAGTGTTTTAATCATAATTTCAAACCTGGGCCAGAAATTCATGGCCCAAAAATTCAGGGGAT
The sequence above is a segment of the Deltaproteobacteria bacterium genome. Coding sequences within it:
- the yidD gene encoding membrane protein insertion efficiency factor YidD, which encodes MIKTLLTGIIRGYKYCLSPFLAPSCRFYPSCSSYAQEALERYGPGKGIGISVCRLLKCHPFHPGGYDPVP